One window of the Trifolium pratense cultivar HEN17-A07 linkage group LG2, ARS_RC_1.1, whole genome shotgun sequence genome contains the following:
- the LOC123904752 gene encoding uncharacterized protein LOC123904752: protein MLTWLERWGLGAVCRDSDGYLVAAATWELPGCLDPSLAEACVLYKATWLAIECCFQEVVFESDNSKIISLMNSVREIPRSYLGNFIRGIKCNKDYFRGCNFVHIKREANKATHLLASLAPSKPNKVWLEEYPSPIVHILTSDLKQ, encoded by the coding sequence ATGCTAACCTGGCTAGAACGATGGGGATTAGGTGCAGTTTGTCGTGACTCCGATGGCTACCTGGTGGCTGCTGCGACGTGGGAACTCCCAGGTTGTCTTGATCCTTCCCTGGCTGAGGCGTGCGTGCTCTACAAAGCGACTTGGCTAGCGATTGAGTGCTGCTTTCAGGAGGTGGTCTTTGAGAGTGATAATAGCAAAATAATTTCTCTCATGAATAGTGTTCGTGAAATCCCTAGATCCTATTTGGGGAATTTCATTAGGGGTATTAAGTGTAATAAAGATTACTTTAGGGGTTGTAATTTTGTGCATATTAAAAGGGAAGCCAACAAGGCAACCCATCTTTTAGCTTCTCTAGCCCCCTCAAAGCCCAATAAGGTGTGGCTAGAAGAATATCCTTCTCCTATTGTACATATTTTGACATCTGATTTGAAGCAATAA